DNA from Oxyura jamaicensis isolate SHBP4307 breed ruddy duck chromosome 4, BPBGC_Ojam_1.0, whole genome shotgun sequence:
AGCCtggagagggatttttttttgtactggtGCCTGGTCTCAGCTTGGCTGCCAGGTTTGGACCTGAGCCCTGTCCCTGGGATTGTCTCAGGGACGGTGTCAGCAGGTGACGAGCcagggcagaggggaaaaatgtggaaaaaatatataaaaaaaacgTTTTATGTGCTCCCTGATGGAAAACCCCATTGGGCTTTATGCTGGGAGAAGCACAAGCGGGTGCCGGCCGCCCAAGGGCCAGCACCTCCTGTCCCATCCATGTCCCCCCCTTGTCCCAGAGGTGACACTGCCTCTGTGGGGGCAGCTCCCCTGCTGCCAGGCGGGGAACGGGGGCTGTGAAGGGctcggagcagcagcaggggatcatcagcccagccctgccccgagCTCACAGCACCGCGGGGCTCCCCCTCAGCACCACGGCCCGGCCGGGAGCCGCTCCCCCAAGGGGGCACTGTGGGAGCTGTAGTCCTCGGCTCGCCAAACTACAAGTCCCAGCCTCCcgcagaaggaggaggaggaggaggaaaggaggaaggaaggagggagggagggaggtgggaggcAGCTAGCCGGCTCGGCCCAGGCCCGCAGCCCGGCCGGGAGAGCCCCCCGGGGGCGGGCCGCGGCGGCATGCGGCTCCCCGGCAGGCTCGGCCCGCTCCGCAGCACCGCCCTGGCTGCCCGGCCGCCGGggagggacaggggcaggggcagggacagTCACACGGACAGGGacaggagcagggacagggacagggacggggacagggacgcgGCCGGGGGCACGCCAGCCTTCACCCGCGGGCGGCCGGGCGGCACCATGGCCGAGGAGGCCAAGCGGCTGGCAGCCTGCGCGGCGGTGGACAGGCACGTCCAGGTGAGGCGAGCGGGACCCCGGCTGCTTTCCCTGTCCCGTCCCGGTCCCCAGGCTCGTCCCCGAGCCCCGTCGGGTCGGACACCCCCAGCTTTTCCCCGGCCTCCCTCCCTGTGAGCTGGGCTCGCCCCCAGGGTCGTCACCCCTTAACCCAGCGAGCcctggggggggacagggggtggcagccccctgccaggagggagagggggcGAAGGGCTTTGGTCACCCCCTCAAGGGTTAGATGGGACCAGAGGTGTCCCAGCTTTGGGACAGGCTGGTGGGGAGCACTTGGAGGATCGGTGGTTGTCGGCGGGCAGTGGGTTATGGTCGAGCAGTGGGTTATGGTCGAGCAGTGGGTTATCGCCAAGCAGTGGGTTATCTCACCATCTCTGCAACAGCACTGAAGCAGGGGTGTAGGGCTCCAAGTCCGTATTAGCACtcttggggaggaaaaaatccCGTTTTCCACCCTGCTTGCCCCCAGCCCAATTGCCAGCAGGTTCCCCGGTGTCCCACaagtgttttccttcctttgcagCCACTCCGTCCTCCCCCCGCTCACTGCGAAGCTGgcagggggacggggggagCTCAGTTCTCAGTGGCATCAGCTCCTTCCCTTGCCAAAAGCAAGCCCCGAGTTGCACGGTGTGTGGGTTTGGGAAGGGTTTGTGTCGCCAGCAGCGGGGCCGCTCGGTGCCTGGCACTGCGGGGTGTCGCACGGTGGGTGCACCTCAGCCTTTGGGGCAAAACGTGACTCCCGAGTCCTGACTTTTGCACTGTTTTATGGCCAAGCGGACTTAACGGTGACGTTTGGCCCCGTCCCAGCTGGTTGAAGTTCAGGGCCTGGCTAATAATGAAAGAGGCAGCGGTGGGGGTAATATTGCAATGTTTGCTCTGCAAGCTGGTTTGAAGCGATGGTGGCGAAGCAAGTTAGAGTCTCCCCCAGAGCTGGATGGTCTCAGCTATTGCAGAAAACCTGTCTCCCTTCGGCTTGTATCGGGagggagcagctgctctgcctgaCAGTTGTGCTTTTGGCCATTGCTGCTATCACTGCTAGCAGAGGGAGCCGTAGGATCCCCCAGAAATGCAGCTTCAGATTGCCTCCCGTGTGTGCCAGGCACGTGTGGAAGGTGCTgctgggtttgggtttgggtttggggcTGGGTCGTATAGGACACGGTTCTCCTGCCTGACTCTGCTGCAGGCTCACAGCACTGGGGCTGCCCTCCCTAACATCAgctccttgggcagcctgcagcagctgcattaGGGGGAATCAGCAGgggatagcttttttttttttttttcctttttcctccttctttctcatttaattAAGTCAGTGTTTTTACCCAAGGTTCTTGTCCCTGGGCAGTTTTGAGAGCAGAACCCATGGTACCAGGGCAGGAGCCCCTCAAGCAGACACCAGGATGGAGGAGCTCAAACCAGGAGCAGCACAGGTAGTACAGAGCCCCGAGCTGCCCAGGGAGAGCTGGTTCTGCCTTTATGCAGCTCCTCCAGCGCCGCTGTAGGTGTGCCTGCCACAGAGGACTGAAGATGCCCATGAGGAAACTTTGGCCTTTGTGCTGTTTATCTTCAGCTCTTTGTAAATCCAAATCGTGGAAGCTTGTGTTGGACCAGAAACTTGTGTTGGACCAGCCATGCCTGTGAGGCGTTGCTGTCTATAACTCAGGGCAGGCTTGCTGTGCACCAGTTTTTAAAATTGGGTGGATTTGGGCTCTTTTTGATCCTGGTCTAGCTGGGGTTGGAGCTGAGAAGGGAGAGGTGGGAGCCACAGTAGGGCAGGGGTTGTGACAGCACTGGTTTAGAATGGCTTAAACTGAATTTTGGGAAACCTGCTTAGCCCAAAGTCTTGCCACCTCCTACAGGAGGGTGCTTTGCCCCTCATCACCAATAAACACCTTCAGGTTTATCGCTGTTGATGGGCCTGGTGAGCTCTTCCCACCTCATGACAATGGGGTGGCTGATGCTGAGGCTTTCACCATTGCTTTAAGGCTTCAAAGAAGTTGTCCCAGCCTGTACAGATGAGGGCAAGGAGAGGAAACTGCCCCTCCATGGCCAACATGAGCCTTGCTCGCCccttgcagctgctctgctgggctctgccagccaGGCAGGTGAAACTGAGAAGCCCTGGGAGCTGTTGGGCTTCTCCCATGTCATAGCTCTGCTGGCAGTGTCGCAAGCACGCGGCGGCGATCTGTTGCTTTCCCCTTCTTTTGCAGAGTCATGGTGGTTaggaagagctggagctgtTTGTGTGCTGGGTTTCagagaactttttatttttttttttaagcttttaagCTGCAGAAGCAAGGGAAGTCATTAATCGTAGGGGAGTGTGACCTGCCTTGAGCTCTGCCTTTTCAGGCAGGCTCCCATCccagaaacatttcagctggTTGAAATGCTGCAGATGTGGCTTTGTCCACATCTGCTGAGCTCTGACTTGTTGCTCATGGAGGAAGAGCTCCAGAGCTGCCTGACATCCAAGAAGTAACGCCCAGAAGCTCTGTGCCTGCACTCCTGGCTGACTGGAAGTCTTTAGCATTTGAAATCTCTGTAGTGATATCGTGCCTCCTTAAGTCAGTCTAAGCTTTGGAGCCCGTCCAAACCAGGGGGAAGTACACGGAAAATTAGTGTGCAAGATGCCACAGGTAGTTCTTGGTGGGTGAGAGGCTGAGTTGataataaaacacagatttacaCGGCAGAGCATCCTCTGGTGCAGGCAACATGActgtgcccaaccaccctcAGCCTGCGGCGTGCTTTAGAAACATGTCTGTGTTTTGGGTGAGACCGCAGTGATCCACAAGCCAAACCACGAGCAGAGAAAGTCCAGGACCGAGCTGTGTTTAAAACGTGATCCTCTTCAGCACGTGCTGCCAGCCTCACTCATCCTTCAGGGGTGTCACTggagcctcctgcagccagccccgtgccctgtTTTAGGGGATGGTGTTAGTATCTTCTAGGAACTGCTTAACTTTGGCTGCTGGTGCATGCCCAGTACTATTAACAACACCGTTGGCAGCAGCCCGCTGCTGTTACCGTGCGGCTTCTTTGGGAGATGTTATCTGGAGGCCGTTTCGCCTTCTTCCTCTGTGGTACTGGGGGAAGCTCCCAGCTTTCTGGCAGGAGAAGTGCTGCCGTTGCCTGCTGTCGTACCGCAGGGAGCTCACGttcccctctgcctgctctcGGAAGGAAAAGACTCGTCctgtgccggggctggggcttgCAAACGGGGTTGCTAATTTGGAGGAGacgtgctgctggctgggagtGCCGGGAGGCTGAGCTGTGAGGTGCTGTGCAAGTGTTTCTCAGGCTTCCTTCCTGCTGGGCTTTTGTGGGGGAGGAAAAATCCTGTTGTTTTGGCTGCCCTCTTCACAGTCCCTCAAGGATTAGTTGGAATTCAAACCCCCatatgctgctgctgaggctgcctCTGATGCTGCCAGCGACCAGCGGTGAGCGTGCATTGAGCACCCTGAGAGCCAGACCCAGCGGTATTTAGCGAGCTCAGGTCCTGCAAGAAGTGAGTGAGTTGCTTAAAATCCCTCAGCCACCCTCacagagagcaggcagcagtcctgctgtgctggagcGAGCTCCTCTCCTTGTCTGAAGCACGCTGTCAGCGAGTATCTCCGGGCAAGGTTCCCCTTGCATGTGCCCAAAATACAGAGTCTGCTGGAAGAGCAAAGGCCTTGCACCGTGCCCCACTAACAGCTCTCCCGTCTCTCTTTGATCTGCAGAACAACCAAGTTCTTGGCATCGGAAGCGGTTCCACGATTGTCCACGCGGTGCATCGATTAGGTAGGGTGCTCCCCTTCACGTCGCTCCTGCTCCAGAAAGCCCCCTTGTCCAGCTGCCCCAAATAACTGTAAACCAGGCGTATGCAGAGCTTGTGCTCATACACTGGGTGTATTCACCCGCTGCCCTGTCCTGCTCGAAGCTGGAGGTTACAGCCGGGTCTTGTGCTCCAAACTTCTTGCACAGGGAGCCCCGAGGAGGGACTGATTCCCTCGGCTTTGCTCAGCAGGGCAGTGCTTTCCACCTGTTCTCCCCGCAGGGCCAGGCGATGCGCTTTACTGGCACCCGCCGCAAACTGGAGCTAAAAACCTTCCGGCTCTGCCCGGTCCTGACTTGTTTTGTGGCTTCGGGCcatgcagctgctctgctgctgttaaCCCGTTTGCCTGCAGCTCGCATGGCATTCACGCTGAGGGTCCTGCTGAGGTGTAAGCAGGGCAAGGAATGACACCCTGCTGTGCCTCCTTTTTTACACCCTGCAGCCTGGTTGATCTGCTTGCCTCGAGGTGCAGATTTGCTCAGGGTGTGATTCAGAAATTTTCAGCCTCTTTGCAAAATTCTCAAGTGAAGCAAACGCATTTTGCCAAGTGAATGTGAGGGTAATTATCCTCATGCTTCATTACGGTGGGCACCGAGGTTTAAAGTTCCCTTTTGGCCTTGGGACTCTCATTTGGAAGCAGAGCTTGGTGTGTCTCCggctgctgtggctgcaaaGTGACTCCCAGCTCCTCGGGCAGAGcgcagggcaggggacaggagggatCGCGGTGTGACCTGCCTGTCGCACCCACATCACCCTGTGCCATGTGTGTCCTGCACATGTTTGTCTGGGAGGTGGCTCAGGAGCTGCCATTCAGCTGCCTGGCTTTGGCTCCGTGTTACAGCCACTTCCAACTTTAACCTGGGTTCGATCTCAAAAGAAATGTGAGATGTGTTGTAACAGCACGTGGCCCCATCTATTGCATCCTCCACCCGTGCAGGGCTGCAGTGCCTTGAAGCCTGTGGCCCACGTGCGTGTTCTGATGAGATGGCTGTTGCATTGTATTTactaaaatcacatttttgtcCATAGTGATACCGTCCTGATAGATTTTCATCATTTGAAATTAACCCGGGGGAAgaaatctttccttccttttaatgGAACACCGTGTTTCATTAATCCTTTCCCTGCCgcatatttaaatgatttataaGAAATGGACGCGATGTCCCCAAGGCAACAAGCCAGAAAACCTCTCAGGCAGCTGCTGCGGCTCTGTTTACAAGGAGCACAGCAAAGCCCATCTAATGGAGCGAGACAGGGGAGCGGGGCCGAtgtcccaggagctgctgatgAGGCACAACCCTCGCTCCTCCGCTGCTGAAGACCCAAAGGTTAACGGCTCGTGGTGTCCGGGGCTGGGCTCGGGTGGGTGTTcaaacactgctgcagaaacagagcCTGAGCCTCTGCAGGGTGGCACCTGTTGGCATTTTGAGCGTGACTGATTTATTTGTAAGCCAAGCAAGTAATTGCGGTGATTCAGAGGGGCTTTTCTGAGCTGATTCCTTAAAGTGAGAGTTGGTGTGTTGTGTTTCCTTCTGCAACGCACAAACCAaggcttctgctttcttcctccaGCCGAGCGGGTTAAAGAAGAGAACCTGGCAATTGTCTGCATCCCTACGTCCTTCCAGGTGAGCGCTTccctcctttgttttcttctagtcCAGATGCTCACAAACATCTTTCCTTTGGCTGTGGTGAAGCAGGCTCATAACGCAAAACACGTTGGAGACACTGAGTCTCCTTTCCTGATTCTGTACCAGGCCCTGAAAGCTGTAAAAATCACAGCACAAGCTCTTGTGTTTTCAGCAGGAGCCTGACAGCGTGCATCAGCTGGGTTTTACAAGAAATTGCAGGAGAGAAATCAGcttaatttttcctttgcagtgcAACTTTTGCAGGGATCAGCTCATACCAACTTAGCTGTCGAGAAGCTGACAGGGAGAGGAAGAATTGTGGCTCTGTGGTAAAACACAGAGCTGCTCAGGAAGCTTTTGAGCTGCTTCTGTGCCTTCAGGCAAATGCCTTTGGTCTCTCTGCCTCTGTTCCCTGAGGTGGAAACGTGCTGCAGAGGAACAGCTGTGCACCTTGTCCCCTtagggtggggagaggagacGGTTCCAGCTTGTGGGACAGGGGCCACCCGCGGGGTTTTCAAGGCTGGGTGGCAATCCTCCAGTCTGGGAATTGGACATCTGTCCTTTTCTCAGTCCTGGTGTGGATTCTGGGACTGTACCTTTGTCACAACTTTGTCACCGTGAGGCCGATCCTGCGCTGaggcaggctgcccagaggggcCGTGCACAGTTTCAGAGGTTTGTGTAGcaaagccctgagcagcctggtaGCTGACCCTGCTGTGAGCTGGAGGTTGGATGGAGGCCAACCTAAATTATCCTAAAACCTTGTGAAAACTTAACACCCTTGTGCCCTTGTTCTTTAAACATGAGGCTCTCTCTTCTCAGCAGTTGCAAACAACCAGTGGCAAACTGGATATAAAGCAAACTGCTTCAAACAACtacaagtaaaaaatatatatatattttaaatctatatCAGTTTCTTCCCAGTAAAACACCCAGGTTGCTGGTAAAGGGAGGAGATAGGTCACACACCCGCACGAGCCCAAATCCCCCAGGTGTGGGGCTTCCTCGTATCTTGTGCAGTCTCTTAGACCTCAACCAATTCGCAGGGAAGCGTTCCCAGGTCAGCAAAACAGCCTCTTATTTTCGCTACGTACAGGTGTAAATGGCTGCCTGAGGTCACTGGCAAGGAAGAATTGCTTTCAGTGGGCTTTtattcttctcccttccctgttGTAAGGTTGGGTTATTCCATCACCATCAGTAAAGCTAGTGCCGGGGTAAGTATCCGTCCCTTGGCTTTTGCATTGTCTCTCCTTTGCACCCGGACGCGTGCCGAGAGCACGGAGCCAGAGCCGTGTTGGCAGCGACCCGTCACTCGTCTAATCCCCAAAGGACCCGTCCTCCGGCCAGCTAACGCAGTGCTCCGGACTGCATGTTGGATCCCCGGGGCTGGGCAAGGAAGCGGGCTTAACCCGCTCGTCTGGGGGCGTGCAAGCGCTGCGCAGGTCCTGCCACTTTGCCCCCCGTTgtgggagctctgctgctgatttGTGCCGGCCTGCTCTCATCGCCTTGCAAGCAGAGGGCCCAGGGAGAGCCACCTCGTTTCCACGCCGCTCGCTCTGAGCCTGTTCAGGATCTGGCCTGCATGTGCAGCACAGTGTTTTCCAATGCTTTCAATTCCCAGATCCCTGAAATCTTCGTACACGAACGCCACGAATGTGCACCCACTGACGGGGGTCTTTTTGTACTTTGTGAGCCCTCGGGGCAATCCCAGAGCACAGTTTGATCAAGAGCCCACAGCCCATGGGTGTTAAAACTGCATGCTGTAAAATGAtggagaaatagaaaagataCAAGTTGTTTCTCCTTGCCAGAACTATCTAATTCTTCCTAACGGTTCTGGAATGCCCCTACGTGTGACTGGTGCACTTTGTAAGTGGGGAAAATTGCTGGGAATGAGTTCATCCGGGCTGTGACACGGGTTTCTCGGAATAGCCACAGCACAATCAGAAGCTCAGACTCGAGCAGAATTCATGCAAGGAGGGACTCTCACTCAAACAGTGATTTGCAACAGAGAATTCAACCCATTTAAGGTTCTGTAAGCTTCATCTTAGATTTAAACAGGTGGATAAAGGGGAGAGTAGCTCCAGGTGCTCTGTGTCATATTGCCACTAGAGGGAAATGCACGGCTACTTCAGTAAAAGTCAGTCGGGGCCACTAAGCTGCTGTTTCCGGAGGCTTCCCACACTTTTGCCATGAGCTGTGCGTTTCCTTTCCACTTTTTCAtttggtgtttgtttctttccgATATGAATAACGCTTTCATCGTTAGCCCCATATCGCTACGGTGCAAATAATTCGTTTTCCTGCTCCCGTTTTTCAGCCAAAGGAAATCTGAGGGGCTAGATGGGTGCAGGGGACCATAATGTCcaagctgaaatggaaaatacaggaCTCAAAAATGCCATATGTGTCGTCATGCTTAGACACAGGTGTCTCCCACCAAGCTGATGGGGCTTCCTGCTCTTTAGGATGGAGAGACCTGCACTCAGGCTTTGCACCACCTGAGCATTTGAGTTCAAATCATCGTTATTTGGATAAAAGAATCCGGTGTGGAAGCAGCGTTTTCTCCTTGCCGTGCCTTGCTGCTGGCCACGGCCTCTCCACGAGCTCAGGACGGAGTCCTGCAGGCCACCTAGGGGGCCTCCATCCTTGCTGAGGTGGGGGGAACGACCCCACaaggctgttttccttccctgcccctggTAAATGGTGTTCGCTGTGTTCTTGGTGTGCAGGCCCGGCAGCTGATCCTGCAGAACGGCTTAACGCTGAGTGACCTGGACCGACATCCAGAGGTAAGCGGGACCGAGACCTCACCTGCCCTGCCTTCAGCCTGCTCCTTCCTAAAGCACCAGGCTCGTCTGTCCTCCCTGGGGACAAAAGCTGCAGGACGGGAGAGAACCGGcttagtttatttttccccgGAGCTTTTGAGTTTGCTCGAAGCAGTGGTCTGGCTGTGAGGCTGGGTTTTAGGGTGACTTGGGCAGGGACTGCAGGGACAGGATGCCGTCTCTGTCTGCTGAACCGGGCTCCTCCATTTCATGAAGACCACAAATGCCCTAAAATCCCAACCGCCAACACCACGAGGTGACCAGGAAGAGCAGGGCTTGTCCCCGGGTGGTCCCCTGAGACCACAAGTTCACCTCCTGTCTTCACTGAGAGCAGCACCTTGAGGCCGTGTGGGTGAGGTTTCCACACCAAATTTCTTCTCTCCCTACAGCTTGACGTTGCCATTGATGGAGCAGATGAGGTGGACTCAAACCTCAACCTTATCAAAGGTGGCGGGTGAGCCTTGCTGTCCGTGCGTCTGCGTGGGGCGCCGGTGGTGGGTGGCTTTGGGGCTGCACCGAGGAGCAGTCCGAAGTTTTCTGAcgttttgttcttttcccttgcAGTGGCTGCTTGACGCAGGAGAAGATAGTTGCAGGATATGCAAAATGCTTCATTGTTATTGCCGATTACAGGTAAATACCACGATTTGTTACACCTCTGTCTTGTGGGAGGATTTGGGTGGTCCCGTGTTAGGCTATTACAGTTCTTCCAGCGGGTCAGGGGAAGCAGGGGTAAGTGGAGATGAGCCTGATTCCCAGTGCTTCAGCAATTGAATCTGGCcctttttccttaattttcaaCTCAGCAGGCCTGCTTACGTGTCAGTGGAGCTTGTGGGGAAACGGCTGCTCCATTCTTTCTGAGCACAGTGATTGTTGGTACAGAATAAATTTCCCCTTCTGTGCGTGCAGCCACGAGGCTGCAGAGAAGCCAACTTCTGTCCTGTTTGTCCAAAGTGTGTAAATATGGGGCTTATGAGCAGAGCTTTGCACGTTAAACTTGTTCTTCCTGCACACATGCATGTGCAAACTGAGTGCTCTGCTCTCTAGAGCCTTACACATGAGGGATTTGCAAGAGGGAATGTGGTAAGCGTGTTGTGTTAGTTAATTGTGGTAGCAATGTAATGTCTGACACTAATCCCACCTCAAACCCTGTCCTCAGGAAAAAATCAGAGAGTCTCGGGGAGCAGTGGAAGAAGGGAATCCCCATTGAAGTCATCCCCATGGCTTACGTCCCTGTCACCAGAGCCCTGACCAAAAACTTTGggggtgctgcagagctgcgGATGGCTGTTAGCAAAGCGGTGAGTGGCCCTGATCGGCTCTGGGTGCCCAAAGGAGCCACCTGACCGTGACCTTTCATCTGATTAAATCTGGCCCCTTGTGTAATTCCCCCCAATTACACTTCGGTTAACGAACTGCGTGTTTACATGTTGGGGGTGCTCATGGAGTGCCTCTCTGGTCTCTCAGAGCTAGCAACCCTGAACAAGGAGAAGAGGGATTGCCAAGGCCACACCTGAGGGCTGCTCTGGGTCTCTCTGTTCAAAGCATGGGTGGCTGTGTTTGTGGGAACCCTCTCTGTCCTGCTGGGGCCTCCATCTCACGCACAAATACTtgacctgctgctctgcagggatgTTTGGGGGTTGGAGGGCAGTCTGTGCTGCCAATGTATCTTCAGCTGGGTGGGCAGCTCCTGGTGATCTCGGGCTCCTGTGTGCCACACAAAGCAAGAGCAGACTAAATTAAAGCTGAAGCTGCTTTGTCTCCACTGCCACTGTTCTATCCTGGCTGGGGCAGTGGGCCTTAGCCAGGGAAGAAGAGAGCTGTCTGCAGGAACAGCTGGAGCTAATGCCTGAAGGCTGAGCACTTGGTTTTGGGGCATTTCATCCCTTGGCCAGAGGTTGAGGGGCTGTGTTTAGGAGCCTGAAAAGAGCAAACCAGTTGTTCACCATGAATTGTgacctgcctctcccagggaatGCACTTTGGTGCTGCACCAGCACGAGCTGTGACCTTGGaggatgcttttcttcctgctgtggtCCTTGCTGGCATGTGTGGTCACAAACCCTGCTCTGAGCTACTGAGACACCTTGttctcagccccagctgccttGGCTTTATTGAAATGACCCAACTGTTGGGCTTGAGAGCGTGCTGAGCACATCTGGGACACTGAAGGCCAGCAATTCTGGAGCTTCAAAAACTCTCCATGGCATCCAGCAGTGTGTGGCACACCCTTATTGCTGGGGTAGGGGGTCTTGTTCTGGCTTCAGTTGCATATGGTGGCCTTTTTAGGACATTCATCTGGTTTTACTCTTGCGAAAAGGATCCTCTACCATAGTGATGAAATTGCATCATTATTTCCAGCTTCTGCATTATCTGTGAACTGTATGCAGAAGAATGCAGGAGGCACAGTTGCAAGGGGCAGTGGTTTTACTTACAGGCTTATTGTTCTTGTGGAGCAGTGCACTGCCCTCCTTTACTTGAATGATGACTTTCTCTAAACTGTTGCAGCGGGGACAGCTCCCGGTGCGAGGCCGTGACAGTCCCTCGCTGTGCTTGGTAGGAAAAGAGCTCACGGTGCTGACAGATGGGTTTGTTTCCCAGGGCCCCGTGGTGACGGACAACGGGAACTTCATCCTGGACTGGAAGTTTGACAAGGTTCATGAATGGAGCGAAGTGAACACTGCCATCAAAATGATACCAGGTAATGTCTGTAACTAAAGAGCAAATACTGGCTAAGGCTTGGTCCATACTAGAAAACCCTGACCTTgggattgtgtgtgtgtgtgtgtacaccaTTTTGCATTTTAGACACGCCAGTCTTATTCTCTTCCTTACTCTCCTTGTGTCCACTTAGCAAGAAGCTTTTAATGGAACCACTGGTGGACTCAGGAGCAAGGGGTTTGCACTGGGctatgttatttttgtttttgctctggGCTGTGGTATGCAGAAACTGCTTACAGCTCCATCTCATTACAGTTGTGTAGTCCTGGGGGCTCACCTTGCTGTCAGGTT
Protein-coding regions in this window:
- the RPIA gene encoding ribose-5-phosphate isomerase — protein: MRLPGRLGPLRSTALAARPPGRDRGRGRDSHTDRDRSRDRDRDGDRDAAGGTPAFTRGRPGGTMAEEAKRLAACAAVDRHVQNNQVLGIGSGSTIVHAVHRLAERVKEENLAIVCIPTSFQARQLILQNGLTLSDLDRHPELDVAIDGADEVDSNLNLIKGGGGCLTQEKIVAGYAKCFIVIADYRKKSESLGEQWKKGIPIEVIPMAYVPVTRALTKNFGGAAELRMAVSKAGPVVTDNGNFILDWKFDKVHEWSEVNTAIKMIPGVVETGLFINMAEVVYFGMEDGSVSVREKQPR